The Chitinophagales bacterium DNA segment TTTTTTCATTGCCGCCTCGTGGCGCACAGCCACGGGTTACTACCGAGGAGCTGCGGTTGTGGCACAAAATGGATGCACAGCCGTGGAGCGGCTCAAACCGCATGCCTGATAGCTCACCTATTGGCACGAATACGGGCGCATTATACACGGGGCGGGCGCTTGATTTTGACGGGGTTAATGACACGGTCGATATCGGCAATACAGGCCAAACAATTAAAAGCCTCGTTTTTTACGTTAACCCCGACACGGACACGCAAAAATTTCTGGAGCTGCAGACGAATGGGGCTGTTGATGTAGGTTGTGGTGCAGGTATTTTGACGACCATGGGGTGGAGCTCGCCGGCGACATATGTTAACGGGGTGCCCGGCAGCACAATAACAGCAGGTACGTGGCAGCAGGTGGTTATCACATCTGCTACTGGCATCAGTGCGAATGCTGTGACCCTGGGCAAATCAAACATTATCTATTTCGCAGGTCAGATGACCGATGTGCGCCTGTACTCGGTTGAGCTTACTGCAGCGCAGGTGGCTGAGCTTTATGCGAATCCTGAGAGTGTGCTGCCTACTGGTGTGAGTAGTGGGGAGTTGGTTGGGTGGTGGAATTGCTGAGGCGTTACAATGCATATATGCTATCCATTGAATCTGGCTATGGTGCCGAATTGGGACGATAACAGGTGCACACAGGTGGTTAATCATTAAGTCTGCGAACTATAGCAGCATTAAATGGTACTGGTCAGGATCTGTATTCACTGGTAATTATTTGTGAATTGGTAATCAGACACAAATACTATGCAATCAAGCTTACATTCTCTGGAACAGTGCATGGTCTTTATTCAATAAGGATGATACATTAGAGTGATAATGGCTCCAATTAAATAAAGCACTTTTCATGGCATTACCGTACTACTCATGCTGCAGTTTTTCGAATTTATTCTTACTTATCGCGCAATAGTAATAATGTGTTGCATCAGGTGGCAAGTTTGAATACGATTGACATTGGAAACTCCGAAGGATGTTAAGGCATATTGTTTTATCTTATGATGAACAAGTTTGTTTTTATACGCTGATAATGTTAAGTACACAATAGCGTCGTCTCATAGCTTTAATTAACATCATCCATCTTAGAAATAGGCAATTACGATGGGTCGCTTATTTCTGGGATGGAATAATTTATGATTTCGCATACTGGGTGCAGCTTAAGCGATTCAGATGTAGCTTCTATATTATTCAGGTGCTGATGCTAGCTAATCATATCTACAGTTACATTTGAAGCTATACTACAAATGGCACAGGTGGGTTAACGATGATTGGCAGGACATTCAGGAATAATATGAACGGTACAGTAAATGGAACGAGTCAACTGATATTTTTGTCCAGCAAATGAATATGACAATGTTGGACACAAATAGGTGGTGCATTGCAATACAGAAACACGGCGAGCTCATCATCAACGCAGATGGCTACGAACTCATCACTGACGACGCCACACTCGACATCACCAGCGCCATCACCATCGAGGCATGGGTGAAGCCCTTTACTGTTTCTACACTTCAGACAGTTATAGGTAAAAACAACGCCTATGCGCTGAACATAACATCAGCGGGCAAAGTGCAATTTCAGCGCTGGGCTGCTGCAGCCTCCGGCACAGCAGAGAGCACAACAGCCCTCAGCCCCGACACCTGGTATCACGTATGCTGCACGTATGACGGTACGGAGACGAAGATATACATTAATGGTGTGCTCGACGCCTCAAGTACCGCACTAACCGGTGCAATTGACAGCAGCACTAATGATTTGCTCATTGGTGCATTAACAACCACGCAGCAGCTTTTTGCAGGGTATATCGACAGCGTGAAGGTTTATGCACGTGCGATTGAGTGGATACCGAGGTGGCAAATAACTACAAGGCCGAGAAAAATTCTCATCAAAATTGATAAGCAATGAGAGGCAACACGTATATAATCATCCCTCTGAGCTCTAAGGCCCTTAAAGTGCCGCAGAAGCTGGCCGACCGCCTCGGCTGGGATGAAGTCGAGTACGACGAAGAGGGCAACGAAATTAAGCGTACGAGGAAGCAACCTACCTGGGAGGAGCTTGGCCTGCGTTACAAGCGAAATTTTGGCGACATACGCACGGTCGAGCGAGGAGGAGAGCAGTTTATTGTTATAGAGCTCGAGCTGTCTTTCATCAAAGGTGAGGTGCAGGAGGTTATTAAGCTGCAGCGGCAAGGCAAGAAGGATTTTCTCATCCTCAACCAGAGCGAGGCCGTGGCCTGGCTTGCGGGCGAGGATATAGGCATTTGAAACTCGAGCCGGGTTGTACTTTTGCACTTTCGTGATGTTTGCGGCCGCCTGGGGTGCTGGGCGGCCTTTTTTGTGCCAGGCGGGACAAAAAAAAGCCAGGCGCAGGCCTGGCGGTGGAGCTATTGGCGGCGAGCTTTAACGGATATAGTACCGTGCACGCCCGCCTACTGTGGAACTGCGATGATACACCTCCCCATGCCAATCCCTTGGCGGTGTAGGCACCTCCACCCACCCAACCTCACGAAGAGGCTGGAGTGGGGCATTTGGGGCTCTAGTCGCTCACATAAACCCGCACGGCGTGCGGGTATAATTTCACATAATATTCTTTGCGTGCTCTTTTCCTTCTCTGCGAAAGAACTATTATTAATGCCATTTCTGTAGGTGTTATGCCACCTGGGGCAGGTGGCGGTTATCGTTGAAGCGCCCTTGCCCAAGGGGCGCATGTTGTGTTGTTGAGATAAAAAAAAATAGGCGCCCCCGGAGGGGCGCCACTTTTCAGGCTTCAAGCACCTTTGCCACCTTGATCCTGTAGATGGCATAGGGATCTGTGAACTTGCTCATGTGGCCGTTGTAGTGGTCGAAGCCTACTACTGCATACTCTTGCCCTTTGTACTCAAACACAGGGAGTTCTTCAAATTTGCCATCCTTATCAAAAATGTCTGTTACCAGCCCCTTTCGCTTGATGGCTTCGAAGTAGCATGCAAATTTTGGGTTGCTTGGCTTGATCCAGTACTTTTTTCCGTACGTTTTCATGACTCTGTGGTTTTGTGCCACCCGGGCCAGGTGGCGGTTTTAGTTTCTCGAGGGGCGCCCTTGCCCAAGCTCAGAACCCATCTTCCACCACAAGAAGGATTGCGACCATTTTTTGGTCCCAGATGGGCCCGATAAAGTCGCCTCAGAACCCATCTTCCACCACAAGAAGGATTGCGACGTAGCGAACATGTGCAGATTACGGCGTAGTTAATGCGCTCAGAACCCATCTTCCACCACAAGAAGGATTGCGACATCTACAATGTCCTGTAGCGAACATGTGCAGATTACGGCTCAGAACCCATCTTCCACCACAAGAAGGATTGCGACTCCTCCTCGTATGTGTCTAAAATATCCTGTAGCGTACAAGTGCAGATAACTGCGTAATTCGTTCGAGTGCACACCTCGAGATAAGCTCCCGGGATGATGTCGGAGATGTCATATACTTCTACAGGTTCATTTCCCCCAGCCCTTTCTATAACTGCAACAGGCTTGCGGTCGTTGATTGAGGTTACATCAAACGGGTAGCAAATCCCTTGTTCGAATTGATGGCCAAACAGTTTCTTTTTCATGTCTCGTGGTTTTTTTGCCACCCGGGCCAGGTGGCGGTTTGAGTTTCTCGAGGGGCGCCCATTCCCTCGCTTTCGTTTACAATGCAAATATAAGCACCTTTATAATTAGCGCAATAGATAATCCAGATTTTAACATTTCTTTAACAAATAAAAGGCGGCTGCACAAATAGCACAGCCGCCCAAATTGGCACTATGAGACACAGAATTAATCCAACTCGTAAATGCTCCTCCGCTCTGGCTCTTTCTTCTCCTTAGCCATCCAAACACCTATAGCCATGACCAGCGCCACGACACTATCTATCTTCCCGTCATCTGTACGCTTAACAGGCTTCACGTTGCCAGCCGGGTCGTGCATAAGTTCAACATTAGACAAGTGCCAGGCCACCAACCCTCCAGTGTTGTGCTCCAACTCGCCACCAAAAACCATTTTCTCCAACTCCTTAGTAGGCGTGCTCATGCTCACAAACCCACGCCCCCAAGAAACCATCCGCAAACCCTCCTCCTCAAGCGACATCACCAGCTGGTTTGCATTGTACCTATCATAAGCTATGCACTTTATATCATACCGCTCCGCCGCCTGCAATACCACTCCCTTAATATACTCATAATCAATCACGTTGCCCTCCGTCGCAATAAGTTCGCCACTCCGCACCCACTCCCCATATCCAAAAACAGCATCCGCCCGCACACGCACACGCTCCTCAGGGCAAAACGCCCACACCAGTATTCTATGCTTCTCCTCCTCGTGCCTTGCAGGGAAAAACAGCACAAATGCACTCATATCTCGCACCGACGAGAGGTCGAGGCCTCCATAACAAGGTCGCCCTCGCAGCTCCTCCTCACTATATGCCACTCGGCAACTATCCCACACCTCAGCAGGTATCCAGCGCCTCGAGACGCTTACCCACTCGTTCAAATGCTTAGTCCTAAACTGTACCTCTGCGCTCGCCCCCTCATTCTTTGCCCTCACGTATGCGTTGCGCAAGTTATCCCAGGTAGGCGTTATGCCGAGATTCGGATTTGCCTTCACCCATACCCGCTCATCGCCCCATTCGTCGCCCTCGTCAAGCGTGTACACAATACCAAAAAGGCTCTCATCAGTGTAATTGCCTGACAACACATTGAGCACAACCTCACGCAGCGCAAAGCAAGGCCCGTGCCTGTTGAAACCTGCCGTCGTGATAATCCAAATCAAGGGCTGCAGCCTATCACCCACAGCAGTCTCGAGCACCTTCAGCACCTCATCACTCTTGTGCGCATGATACTCATCCACTACCGCACAATGTACAAAAAGCCCGTCCATCGTGTCGGCATCAGCACCGAGGGGCTCAAACCTGCTATCTGCAAAGGTTATGACAGTGCGATTAACGCTTAACAACTTGCTCAGCGCCTTGCTCGAGCTACGCAACTGCCTTGCCATCGACTGAGCCGCACGAAATAATATCTGCGCCTGATCCCTCTTCGTCGCTGCCGTGTAAACCTCTGCGCCCTTCTCCTTATCCATCAACAGTGCACACAAGGCCGCAGCTGCCATCATCTCCGTCTTGCCGTTCTTTCTCGCCACCTCAATATAAGCACGCTGAAACCTCCTCGAGCCATCCGTCTTCTTGCGCCAACCATAGACGCACGCAAAAATGAACTCCTGCCAGGGCTGCAGCTGAAAAGGCTTACCCGCTGCACGCCCCTTGCTGTGCTTTATCGCCCGAATAAATGCAAGATACCTATTCGCTTGCTCCTCATCAAAGTAAAAAGGGAAATCCTCCTCAGCAGAGCGCTCAAGATCACGCAAATGCCGCTCAACAGCTTGCAGCACATATTTACACACCACCGCCCGGCCGCAAGTAACATCCTCAATATACTTTTTTGCACCTTCCATGCCCACGTCTTTAGCTCAACAGCTTTGCCAGCATGTCATCCTCCTCAATATCCTTCATCTGAAAGGCCACAACCTTTTCACGTGCCTTGGGCGACATGCCCAGCTCCTGAAATAACTTGAGTAACCTGTCTGTTGCATCCTTTGCATTGCGCACATCGGGCGAAACCGAGTAAGTGCCCATGCTGTTGAGCACCACAGGGCCATTATCCTGAATGCCCTTGACGCTCTTTTTGAAAAGCCACAAGTAAAATGCCGCCTGGCTGACAATCATGCTGTCAACTGCCTTCAGCGCATCATGCTCTCGCAAGTGCTCAACAATGAGCTCAAAGTACTGCAGCATCTCCTCATTACGTGCAACGTACGCATCAGGTACCAGCTCCCCACGCTCGCCCCCAACCCGGCCCGGCAAGCGATGCTCCCTTAAGGTGCCTTTCTGAAGTTTCTCCTTGACGGTCTTCATATAGATAGATTTTTAATCGTTTAGGACTCCTAACAAAAATGGTTGCGCTTTTTTGCGGCTCAGGCGGTCGTTGTCCGGCCAAAGGCCTTGGAAGATTTGCAACACCCTATCCCTTCGCCTTCACTCGCTCTTTTCACCTGCATTCAATTGCTCTTGCAATTCCTGCAGCCAGCCCTCTGCCGGCAACAGCTCTCCGCTTTCTTCGTCCTCGCATGTGCGCACAATAGGTGCACTGCGCTTGCCCTCGAGTGAGGACTTTTTGTTATGACAGCGCAAGCAAAGAGCGCAGAGGTTGCGAGTGTCGAGCTTTGCACCGCCGCATCGCACTGGCACGATGTGGTCGATGTGCTCAGCGAGCGTCGCAACCCCTTTAGCGCTGCATAGCACGCAATATTTATGCGTGCGTCTTAATTGCGCAGAGAGTTTGCGCCACGCAGGCGAGTTATAGAAAGCCTGTTCACCCGGCCTTCTTTTTCGGTTTTCATGCCGCACCCACGGCAATTTTATGTGCTTATATTTTGCGAGATACGGCATTTATTTAGGATATTTATCAGTTCATCGATGCTGCGCACAACTGCACAAAAATAACCCTTTGCGCTCGCCCTTTGCATGAAGGTCTCTTGTGCTTGTGTAGGTTTGTTCCTGCCTACCTTGAGCTCAATCAATATTCCATGATATTGAGCAAAAGGGTGCAATATTATGATATCGGGCACGCCAGCTTTCACCCCCTCGGCCTTGAGCAGCTTGGCCTCACGTGCATCACGTCGACCTCCATTCGGCGTGTGAAACCACAGCAGCCCCAGGGCGTCGAGCAACCTTGCTGCTGCTCTTTGCAGCTCGGCCTCACGCTGTTTTTTTCGCATATTCGCTTAATACTTGCGAGAGCAATTTGTCGAATACTTCCTCGAATTTGCTCTCGTACTCTGTGCCCTTGACCACCCCCAGCTCTTTTGCCTCAATCATGATTGAAAGCATGCGATCTGGGGCCATGGTTTGCCACCATTCCTTTTCGTGCATCTCGTGCACTTTTGAGAGGTAAAATGCAATTTCACGTGTGCTAATTGCTCCCATATTCCACAACGTTTTTCAATTTATACAATTGCCTGCAAATTTCTTCAATTTTTTCTGCAGGCTCATTTTTCGCATTTGTGCAGCCTTTAGGGTTCTTTGCCTGCAATTGTTGCAAGAGCTCAATATTGTGCTGTGCACACTCGAGGAGTTTAATCGCCTTTGATAACTCCGACAATGCAGCGCTGCGCACATACTCTGCATCCGCCAGCACTTCATTGTGCACTGATTTGATGTCTATTTTCTCCTTAGCCTTTTTCATATTTTGCAAATTTAATACACTTCAATCAAAAAGGCACATGCTCTGAGTGACCATTTAATGACGCAAGCTCAAGCACTCCTGCCAGCGCAACGTGACCTTGTTTAGTCATTTCTCTATCTTCACAATATCTCAAAGAACGTTCATCGAAATAAAATTTAACAGTTCCGGGTTTGCCTACCTGCCTTTGCTTGCGCACCTTTAGAACAGCCACATTTGTAGCATTTTCGCCGCTTTCAATATCACGGAAAATTGATATAATATTATCTGCCATATTGTACCACATTGCGCCGCCGGAAATATTGTATGCGTGAGGCGTTGTTATATTGCTCATTTTTGTCGGGTGTGCAACTATTATTGCCGCATCAAATTCCTTTGCGAAAATATTCTCTTTGCTCAATTGCTCTGCAAGATATCTGTCTTCTCTCTCGCCAAATTCGTGGTATATTCTATTCCAGGGGTCTTTTACGTATGCATTAACGCCATATTTCAATTTTGCAAACCTTATTGCATTATTTAGCCATTCGTTTGTCGGCAGTTCAATATTTCCCTCTTTATCCTGCTCCGGGTATATTGCGATAAAATGCTCAGATATAAATTCGAGTGCCTGCAAAAGTTCCTGCTCGCTCATCCTGCCCTCGCCATGTAAGGGCTTGCCGGTGTAGGTGATAGCAAGGTCGGCGAACCAATAGTCAGCTGGCCAGTCCTCAGGTACGTAGCAGGCCCATCGCCAACCTGCGCCTACTGCTTTATTTAGCATAATATGCCGCAGGAATTGAGATTTGCCATGGCCTGGAATACCTGTGACAATTGTCAGATCGCCAGGCAAGAATGTAAAGTGTTCATCCAATATTGCAAAACCTGTTGTTTGCCCTTTTTTTATTCCCTTTTCGTATATTTCAAAAATATCTTCGAGAATATCGGCATTCAATTCTACGATGCCCGGCATGTCGACCGGCTTTGCCTGCTCAAGGGCAAGGAGCAGCGACTCATAGCGTAGTTCAAGCGAGAGCTCTTTGCGAGACAGAACATCATTTGCATCCTTTGCCCACTCCGGCAGCTGCACCTCATAGCATCTATGAGCGCCAAGGCGGCGCACGAGTTCCTCAAAAAGTGCCCGCCCTGGTTCATCATTGTCGCAGCACAGGTAAAAGGCCTCAACTGCATCGAGCTCTTGCGCACAATTGCGCAGGCACTCGAGTTTGCCGCCTGCCTGGGCCCCGGGGGCGGGTGCGCCCTGGTCGACGCTCAGCACTGCAAAACCCCTGCGCTCTGCGCCGGCTGAGATAAAAGACAGGGCGTCTATTTCGCCCTCTGTGATAATTGCCTTCTTGCGCCCCTGGAGGCTGTCGAGGTTGTAGAGAATTTTCTCAGCACCGGGGTGTTGGCGAAAGGTTTTTTTGCCGCCCTCGAGCTGTATTCTGTCCTTGTAGTTTATCAGTTCGCCAGCTCTGAAATAGTTAAACCTTATCGCTTTTCCGTACGGGCTTGCGCTCACGTGCTTTTCCTTTATTGCCTCCTGTAAAATGCCCCTGGATGTTAGGTACTTAACGACCCAATCGGGCGCCTCTGTCAGGTTCTTGAACTCCGGGCGGCTATACCCTTTTTCTGCCGGCTGTCGGACATAACCTTGAAAGTTGCATTTTGCAGAGTGGCATTTGTAGGCGCCAGTCTCAAAATTTACGCTCAGGTCTCTGTCTCTTGTGCCCGGCTTGCGCTGCTGACAGTGCGGGCAAGTAACCTTTGCCTGCCCTTTGTAGCGGGCTGGGGCATTGATGCCGAGTTCACGAAATAGCATCCAGTACGGTTTCATAGAACGAACAATTTTTGCGTTTTCGGCCATTCTTTTGCCCTGTGTTGCGTTTTCATGTGGAGGGTGGTATCAAACCTACCTGCCGGATAGAAAATGCAACAGGGGGCAAAAGAATGGCCCCGGGGAGGCTTTATGGTTTGTACTTCTTGAGCGCCTCGGGCAAAGGCGGCAGCTCGGGCTCTCTCTGATACTTCTCTCTGTACTCTCGCACTATTGTTGAGCGCACGTAGTGATAATTTTTCACATCGAGCACAAACCAGAGTACTTTCCAATCTGCATCCGGCCACCACCAGGCGCTTGCCACGAACTCAGGCATCCACCTCAACTCTTTGCCCGGGATGCCAAGCTCCATAAGCTTGCGCACCCTCCATTTGTATTTCTGCACGAGCTCCTCCTCGCTGAGCTCTTCGCAGTATAGGTGCTTCATTGCCCATCGTTGAACCATTTCCCGGGTTACGTCTTCGAAATCCTCCACTTCGCCGGCTTTTTGCTTTGCCATCTTTGTTTTTTGCCACTTGGCAAGTGTGTTCCATGCCCATTTTTTTGCGGCGGGCGTTCCATCAAATTCTCGCCCGGCTGTCTTGAACCACCAGAAGGAGAACCTTTCGTAAAGATCTTCTGGGTTCTCGCCAGTTAGCGCAGCAAGCTGGTTAAATGCCTTGCGGCGATAGCGCAGGCAATAATCCTTCATCGCCCGCATTTGCTCAACCCTGTCAGTGATCTTTTGCACGGCGGGCTTCTTCTTCTTTTGCCGCATAACCTGTTGCTCAAGCTGAAAACTCGCAGGCTGAACTTGCGCTGCAGAACTGCCGGCAAGTTTTGCGGCAGCTTGCGTATTATTACTATCTAATTTATTATCTTCTTTAGAAGATAATAATACTCTAGTATTACTATATAATACGCAAGCTGAGCAAAAATCAGTGCTTCCAGGGCGGTATTGTTGAGCGTTTTTGTCTACTGGCGGATAGATATCTTCCTGTATCTCAATGGTTTGCCATTTTTCAAGTGGCGGATTTGTTGATGATGATAGCCCCTCATCCCCGCCCAAATTTTTTAAAGTCACATAATCATACTTATGTGAGTGCAAAGGTTTTTGCTGTGCGGCAGGCCCCTGAGGGGGTGTTAGCGCATCTCTTAACTCATTTGCACTCATATAAACGTCCTTATGTGAGTTAAAAAA contains these protein-coding regions:
- a CDS encoding terminase yields the protein MEGAKKYIEDVTCGRAVVCKYVLQAVERHLRDLERSAEEDFPFYFDEEQANRYLAFIRAIKHSKGRAAGKPFQLQPWQEFIFACVYGWRKKTDGSRRFQRAYIEVARKNGKTEMMAAAALCALLMDKEKGAEVYTAATKRDQAQILFRAAQSMARQLRSSSKALSKLLSVNRTVITFADSRFEPLGADADTMDGLFVHCAVVDEYHAHKSDEVLKVLETAVGDRLQPLIWIITTAGFNRHGPCFALREVVLNVLSGNYTDESLFGIVYTLDEGDEWGDERVWVKANPNLGITPTWDNLRNAYVRAKNEGASAEVQFRTKHLNEWVSVSRRWIPAEVWDSCRVAYSEEELRGRPCYGGLDLSSVRDMSAFVLFFPARHEEEKHRILVWAFCPEERVRVRADAVFGYGEWVRSGELIATEGNVIDYEYIKGVVLQAAERYDIKCIAYDRYNANQLVMSLEEEGLRMVSWGRGFVSMSTPTKELEKMVFGGELEHNTGGLVAWHLSNVELMHDPAGNVKPVKRTDDGKIDSVVALVMAIGVWMAKEKKEPERRSIYELD
- a CDS encoding DNA primase/helicase, translating into MKPYWMLFRELGINAPARYKGQAKVTCPHCQQRKPGTRDRDLSVNFETGAYKCHSAKCNFQGYVRQPAEKGYSRPEFKNLTEAPDWVVKYLTSRGILQEAIKEKHVSASPYGKAIRFNYFRAGELINYKDRIQLEGGKKTFRQHPGAEKILYNLDSLQGRKKAIITEGEIDALSFISAGAERRGFAVLSVDQGAPAPGAQAGGKLECLRNCAQELDAVEAFYLCCDNDEPGRALFEELVRRLGAHRCYEVQLPEWAKDANDVLSRKELSLELRYESLLLALEQAKPVDMPGIVELNADILEDIFEIYEKGIKKGQTTGFAILDEHFTFLPGDLTIVTGIPGHGKSQFLRHIMLNKAVGAGWRWACYVPEDWPADYWFADLAITYTGKPLHGEGRMSEQELLQALEFISEHFIAIYPEQDKEGNIELPTNEWLNNAIRFAKLKYGVNAYVKDPWNRIYHEFGEREDRYLAEQLSKENIFAKEFDAAIIVAHPTKMSNITTPHAYNISGGAMWYNMADNIISIFRDIESGENATNVAVLKVRKQRQVGKPGTVKFYFDERSLRYCEDREMTKQGHVALAGVLELASLNGHSEHVPF